The following proteins are encoded in a genomic region of Zea mays cultivar B73 chromosome 9, Zm-B73-REFERENCE-NAM-5.0, whole genome shotgun sequence:
- the LOC100384635 gene encoding uncharacterized LOC100384635, translated as MLNLQLGIRHAVGKQGPITLDLKSSAFDPKEKVWTRFPPEGSKYTPPHSSCDFKWKDYCPQVFRTLRKLFKVDAADYMLSLCGDQALRELSSPGKSGSFFYLTSNDQYMIKTMKKSEVKIFLKMLRAYYNHVRSFESTLVTKFFGLHCVKLAGANQKKVRFVIMGNLFCSDYSIHRRFDLKGSSLGRTTDKPQTEIDEYTTLKDLDLNFIFRLQKHWYQEFQRQVDRDCEFLEQENIMDYSLLVGVHFRDTRDRLLTGGSFDSDCSRGSSPQLSRGDTDPNRLAKIKLGSNMPTRAERTIRKGDCEVQIMGEPTGEFYDVILYFGIIDILQDYDISKKLEHAYKSFQYDPTSISAVDPKQYSRRFRDFVFRAFQEDKFDL; from the exons ATGCTCAACCTGCAGCTCGGCATCAG GCACGCAGTAGGAAAGCAAGGTCCAATTACACTTGATCTCAAGTCATCAGCTTTTGACCCCAAGGAGAAAGTATGGACAAGGTTCCCTCCGGAAGGCTCAAAATACACCCCTCCACACAGCTCATGTGATTTCAAATGGAAGGATTACTGCCCGCAAGTATTCCG GACATTGCGCAAGTTGTTCAAGGTCGATGCCGCAGACTACATGCTATCTCTTTGTGGAGACCAGGCTCTCCGGGAGCTGTCGTCTCCTGGTAAGAGTGGAAGCTTCTTTTACCTCACCAGCAATGACCAGTACATGATAAAGACGATGAAGAAATCTGAAGTGAAG ATATTTCTGAAGATGCTTCGAGCTTATTATAATCATGTCAGATCATTCGAGAGCACTCTAGTCACAAAGTTTTTTGGTCTTCACTGTGTCAAATTAGCCGGAGCTAACCAGAAGAAG GTCCGTTTTGTCATAATGGGGAACCTGTTCTGCTCCGACTACTCTATCCATAGGCGATTCGACCTGAAAGGTTCATCCCTTGGACGCACGACTGATAAGCCGCAGACAGAGATCGATGAGTACACTACTCTCAAGGACCTCGATCTCAACTTCATATTTCGGCTGCAGAAGCATTGGTACCAAGAGTTCCAAAG ACAGGTCGACAGGGACTGTGAGTTCCTGGAGCAGGAAAACATCATGGACTATAGTCTTCTGGTTGGTGTACATTTTAGGGACACTAGGGATAGGCTATTGACCGGAG GTTCGTTCGATAGCGATTGCAGCAGAGGATCATCGCCTCAATTGTCAAGAGGAGACACGGATCCAAACAG GTTAGCCAAGATAAAGCTTGGGTCGAACATGCCGACGAGAGCTGAACGGACGATAAGGAAGGGCGACTGCGAGGTGCAGATCATGGGGGAGCCTACGGGGGAGTTCTACGACGTCATACTGTATTTTGGGATCATCGACATACTCCAGGACTACGACATCAGCAAGAAGCTGGAGCACGCGTACAAGTCCTTTCAGTACGACCCGACGTCCATCTCGGCGGTCGATCCGAAGCAGTACTCGAGACGCTTCAGGGATTTCGTGTTCAGAGCGTTCCAGGAAGACAAGTTCGATTTGTGA